One genomic segment of Helianthus annuus cultivar XRQ/B chromosome 14, HanXRQr2.0-SUNRISE, whole genome shotgun sequence includes these proteins:
- the LOC110903655 gene encoding protein argonaute 4A isoform X2 — MSRAAIASSATHTLSLSTLNFLSLKIFIRSSSATHALSLSTLHFLSLKIFIKHFLIHHSLHSRVSSSTFHFSFFAERDTSSRKTKMTEAESKALPPSPPKHIPSGSNRSPMARRGSGTKGQKIQLVTNHFNVKFSSTTDHFYQYSVALFYEDGTPVEAKGVGRRVLDMLYTLYSSEMGGKGFAYDGEKTLFTMSPLRGTKLEFPVLLENLSSNRTVRGGGSPSEGDAKRSRRPPQSKSYNVKINYATKIPIQAIFNALRGHDSEQFHEAVRVLDIMLRQHAAKQGCLLVKQSFFHNDPRNSISIGGGVVGCRGFHSSFRATQAGLSLNMDVSTTMIVRPGKVVDFLLENQNAKSIRDIDWMKAKRMLKNLRVKTFPSNLEYKIIGLSEKPCRQQMFLMKQRNADSPSDPIEITVSDYYAKYRNQELIMSHDYPCLDVGKPKRPVYIPLELCELISLQRYTKALSSLQRAKLVEQSRQKPKDRMNCLMDQLKRSNYTADPLINSTGITINTACTQVEGRVLEPPKLKFGNGGDLVPRGGRWNFNNKTLVEPTAVTRWAVVNFSARCDTNSLCRDLLRCCKAKGMNLEAPHSVIQENHQSSRNPAPARVELMFEAIKQTLPGPPRFLLCILPERKNSGIYGPWKRKCLVENGIVTQCIAPTRINDQYLTNLLLKINAKMGGLNSVLSVEHLHSIPMVSRIPTIIIGMDVSHGSPGRSDVPSIAAVVSSRKWPLISQYRASVRAQSARCEMIDALFKPVSPNEDEGMIRELLVDFYQSTPKLKPAHMIIFRDGVSESQFDQVLNIELEQIMQACKYLDDNDWNPKFLVIVAQKAHHTRFFQPRSDANVPPGTIVDTKVGHPKNYDFYLCAQNGPIGTTRPTHYHVLLDQIGFSPDDLQELVHSLSYVYQRSTSAISVVAPICYAHLAAAQMSQFVKFEDMSDTASSHSGGGGAGSSSGGGGFTQIPKLHENVCSSMFFC, encoded by the exons ATGAGCAGAGCAGCAATTGCATCTTCtgcaacacacacactctctctctctactctaaattttctctctctaaaaatctTTATAAGATCATCTTCTGCAACacacgctctctctctctctactctacattttctctctctaaaaatctTTATAAAACACTTTCTCATCCATCATTCACTACATTCTAGGGTTTCTTCCTCAACATTTCATTTCAGTTTCTTTGCGGAAAGAGATACATCAAGTAG AAAAACCAAAATGACAGAAGCAGAATCAAAGGCACTGCCACCATCTCCACCGAAACATATTCCTAGCGGCTCAAACCGCAGCCCCATGGCTAGAAGAGGGTCCGGCACCAAAGGCCAGAAGATCCAACTAGTGACCAACCATTTTAATGTGAAATTCAGCAGCACCACTGACCACTTTTACCAATACAGT GTGGCTCTGTTCTATGAAGACGGGACTCCTGTCGAAGCAAAAGGTGTAGGAAGAAGGGTACTTGACATGCTTTATACGCTATACAGTTCAGAGATGGGTGGAAAAGGATTTGCGTATGACGGTGAAAAGACTCTGTTCACTATGAGCCCGTTGCGTGGGACTAAGCTTGAGTTCCCTGTTTTGTTGGAGAATCTGTCGTCAAACCG AACTGTACGCGGAGGTGGAAGCCCAAGTGAAGGGGACGCTAAAAGATCAAGGCGTCCACCGCAATCCAAATCATACAATGTGAAGATCAATTATGCGACAAAGATCCCCATTCAAGCGATATTCAACGCACTCCGGGGACACGATTCTGAGCAATTCCATGAAGCCGTAAGAGTGCTGGATATCATGCTGAGGCAGCATGCAGCAAAACA AGGTTGTCTTCTTGTGAAGCAGTCGTTCTTTCACAATGATCCGAGAAACTCGATAAGCATTGGTGGTGGGGTTGTGGGTTGCAGAGGCTTTCATTCCAGTTTCCGGGCCACTCAAGCTGGTTTAAGCTTGAACATGG ATGTTTCTACAACAATGATAGTCAGGCCCGGGAAGGTTGTGGACTTTCTTTTAGAGAATCAAAATGCGAAAAGCATAAGGGATATTGACTGGATGAAG GCTAAAAGGATGTTGAAGAATCTTCGGGTCAAGACCTTTCCTTCTAATCTTGAATACAAAATCATCGGGTTGAGTGAGAAACCGTGCAGACAACAGAT GTTTCTGATGAAACAAAGGAATGCAGACAGTCCTAGTGATCCCATAGAGATCACAGTCTCTGATTACTACGCTAAGTACCGTAATCAAGAGCTCATCATGTCTCACGATTATCCATGTCTAGATGTTGGGAAACCAAAGCGTCCGGTTTACATCCCACTCGAG CTATGTGAATTGATCTCGCTTCAACGGTACACAAAGGCGTTGTCGAGTTTGCAAAGAGCTAAACTTGTTGAGCAATCCAGACAGAAACCAAAAGACAGGATGAACTGCTTGATGGat CAACTAAAGAGAAGTAACTATACTGCTGATCCTTTGATCAACTCAACCGGCATCACAATCAACACTGCGTGTACACAAGTTGAGGGCAGAGTTTTGGAACCACCGAAACTGAAGTTCGGAAATGGTGGAGACCTGGTTCCTCGTGGTGGTCGTTGGAACTTCAACAACAAG ACACTTGTTGAGCCAACAGCGGTTACGAGATGGGCTGTTGTGAACTTCTCTGCGCGGTGCGACACCAATAGCCTATGCAGAGATCTACTCAGGTGTTGTAAAGCAAAGGGAATG AATCTTGAGGCGCCGCATTCTGTCATCCAAGAGAATCATCAGTCTAGCCGCAATCCCGCTCCCGCTCGTGTGGAATTGATGTTCGAAGCTATCAAACAAACACTTCCGGGCCCACCTCGGTTTCTTCTGTGCATCCTGCCCGAAAGAAAGAACTCTGGCATATATG GTCCTTGGAAGCGGAAATGTCTTGTGGAAAATGGGATTGTTACGCAATGCATAGCACCCACCAGGATCAACGATCAATATCTCACAAATTTGCTCTTAAAGATCAATGCAAAG atGGGTGGTTTAAACTCGGTGCTATCAGTCGAACATCTGCATTCAATACCAATGGTTTCGAGGATTCCGACAATAATCATTGGTATGGATGTGTCACATGGTTCACCTGGCCGTTCTGATGTTCCGTCAATTGCTGCT GTTGTTAGCTCGCGAAAATGGCCGTTGATATCTCAGTACCGAGCTTCTGTCCGTGCGCAATCTGCACGATGTGAGATGATCGATGCTTTGTTTAAGCCTGTGTCACCTAATGAAGATGAAGGAATGATAAG AGAACTGTTAGTTGATTTCTACCAAAGTACTCCTAAGCTGAAGCCGGCGCATATGATCATATTCAG GGATGGAGTGAGCGAATCGCAGTTTGACCAGGTGCTGAATATCGAACTCGAGCAAATCATGCAG GCCTGCAAGTATTTGGATGATAACGATTGGAAcccaaagtttttggtaattgtGGCACAAAAAGCTCACCACACAAGGTTTTTTCAACCCCGATCTGATGCGAATGTTCCACCAG GAACAATCGTTGATACCAAAGTCGGTCATCCAAAGAACTATGATTTTTATCTGTGTGCCCAAAACGGACCAATC GGGACTACACGGCCAACGCATTATCATGTTCTGCTGGATCAAATTGGTTTCTCGCCTGATGACTTGCAGGAGCTGGTGCATTCATTGTCTTATGT GTACCAAAGGAGCACAAGTGCTATATCTGTAG TTGCTCCAATTTGCTATGCCCACCTGGCGGCGGCTCAAATGTCCCAGTTCGTGAAGTTTGAGGATATGTCGGACACGGCATCTAGTCACAGCGGTGGTGGCGGCGCTGGTAGTAGCAGTGGTGGTGGGGGTTTTACCCAAATTCCCAAGCTTCATGAAAATGTTTGCAGTTCTATGTTCTTCTGCTGA
- the LOC110903655 gene encoding protein argonaute 4A isoform X1: protein MSRAAIASSATHTLSLSTLNFLSLKIFIRSSSATHALSLSTLHFLSLKIFIKHFLIHHSLHSRVSSSTFHFSFFAERDTSSRKTKMTEAESKALPPSPPKHIPSGSNRSPMARRGSGTKGQKIQLVTNHFNVKFSSTTDHFYQYSVALFYEDGTPVEAKGVGRRVLDMLYTLYSSEMGGKGFAYDGEKTLFTMSPLRGTKLEFPVLLENLSSNRTVRGGGSPSEGDAKRSRRPPQSKSYNVKINYATKIPIQAIFNALRGHDSEQFHEAVRVLDIMLRQHAAKQGCLLVKQSFFHNDPRNSISIGGGVVGCRGFHSSFRATQAGLSLNMDVSTTMIVRPGKVVDFLLENQNAKSIRDIDWMKAKRMLKNLRVKTFPSNLEYKIIGLSEKPCRQQMFLMKQRNADSPSDPIEITVSDYYAKYRNQELIMSHDYPCLDVGKPKRPVYIPLELCELISLQRYTKALSSLQRAKLVEQSRQKPKDRMNCLMDQLKRSNYTADPLINSTGITINTACTQVEGRVLEPPKLKFGNGGDLVPRGGRWNFNNKTLVEPTAVTRWAVVNFSARCDTNSLCRDLLRCCKAKGMNLEAPHSVIQENHQSSRNPAPARVELMFEAIKQTLPGPPRFLLCILPERKNSGIYGPWKRKCLVENGIVTQCIAPTRINDQYLTNLLLKINAKMGGLNSVLSVEHLHSIPMVSRIPTIIIGMDVSHGSPGRSDVPSIAAVVSSRKWPLISQYRASVRAQSARCEMIDALFKPVSPNEDEGMIRELLVDFYQSTPKLKPAHMIIFRDGVSESQFDQVLNIELEQIMQACKYLDDNDWNPKFLVIVAQKAHHTRFFQPRSDANVPPGTIVDTKVGHPKNYDFYLCAQNGPIVSIIRTLLSIYFLYIFVVTKSYIGIKGTTRPTHYHVLLDQIGFSPDDLQELVHSLSYVYQRSTSAISVVAPICYAHLAAAQMSQFVKFEDMSDTASSHSGGGGAGSSSGGGGFTQIPKLHENVCSSMFFC, encoded by the exons ATGAGCAGAGCAGCAATTGCATCTTCtgcaacacacacactctctctctctactctaaattttctctctctaaaaatctTTATAAGATCATCTTCTGCAACacacgctctctctctctctactctacattttctctctctaaaaatctTTATAAAACACTTTCTCATCCATCATTCACTACATTCTAGGGTTTCTTCCTCAACATTTCATTTCAGTTTCTTTGCGGAAAGAGATACATCAAGTAG AAAAACCAAAATGACAGAAGCAGAATCAAAGGCACTGCCACCATCTCCACCGAAACATATTCCTAGCGGCTCAAACCGCAGCCCCATGGCTAGAAGAGGGTCCGGCACCAAAGGCCAGAAGATCCAACTAGTGACCAACCATTTTAATGTGAAATTCAGCAGCACCACTGACCACTTTTACCAATACAGT GTGGCTCTGTTCTATGAAGACGGGACTCCTGTCGAAGCAAAAGGTGTAGGAAGAAGGGTACTTGACATGCTTTATACGCTATACAGTTCAGAGATGGGTGGAAAAGGATTTGCGTATGACGGTGAAAAGACTCTGTTCACTATGAGCCCGTTGCGTGGGACTAAGCTTGAGTTCCCTGTTTTGTTGGAGAATCTGTCGTCAAACCG AACTGTACGCGGAGGTGGAAGCCCAAGTGAAGGGGACGCTAAAAGATCAAGGCGTCCACCGCAATCCAAATCATACAATGTGAAGATCAATTATGCGACAAAGATCCCCATTCAAGCGATATTCAACGCACTCCGGGGACACGATTCTGAGCAATTCCATGAAGCCGTAAGAGTGCTGGATATCATGCTGAGGCAGCATGCAGCAAAACA AGGTTGTCTTCTTGTGAAGCAGTCGTTCTTTCACAATGATCCGAGAAACTCGATAAGCATTGGTGGTGGGGTTGTGGGTTGCAGAGGCTTTCATTCCAGTTTCCGGGCCACTCAAGCTGGTTTAAGCTTGAACATGG ATGTTTCTACAACAATGATAGTCAGGCCCGGGAAGGTTGTGGACTTTCTTTTAGAGAATCAAAATGCGAAAAGCATAAGGGATATTGACTGGATGAAG GCTAAAAGGATGTTGAAGAATCTTCGGGTCAAGACCTTTCCTTCTAATCTTGAATACAAAATCATCGGGTTGAGTGAGAAACCGTGCAGACAACAGAT GTTTCTGATGAAACAAAGGAATGCAGACAGTCCTAGTGATCCCATAGAGATCACAGTCTCTGATTACTACGCTAAGTACCGTAATCAAGAGCTCATCATGTCTCACGATTATCCATGTCTAGATGTTGGGAAACCAAAGCGTCCGGTTTACATCCCACTCGAG CTATGTGAATTGATCTCGCTTCAACGGTACACAAAGGCGTTGTCGAGTTTGCAAAGAGCTAAACTTGTTGAGCAATCCAGACAGAAACCAAAAGACAGGATGAACTGCTTGATGGat CAACTAAAGAGAAGTAACTATACTGCTGATCCTTTGATCAACTCAACCGGCATCACAATCAACACTGCGTGTACACAAGTTGAGGGCAGAGTTTTGGAACCACCGAAACTGAAGTTCGGAAATGGTGGAGACCTGGTTCCTCGTGGTGGTCGTTGGAACTTCAACAACAAG ACACTTGTTGAGCCAACAGCGGTTACGAGATGGGCTGTTGTGAACTTCTCTGCGCGGTGCGACACCAATAGCCTATGCAGAGATCTACTCAGGTGTTGTAAAGCAAAGGGAATG AATCTTGAGGCGCCGCATTCTGTCATCCAAGAGAATCATCAGTCTAGCCGCAATCCCGCTCCCGCTCGTGTGGAATTGATGTTCGAAGCTATCAAACAAACACTTCCGGGCCCACCTCGGTTTCTTCTGTGCATCCTGCCCGAAAGAAAGAACTCTGGCATATATG GTCCTTGGAAGCGGAAATGTCTTGTGGAAAATGGGATTGTTACGCAATGCATAGCACCCACCAGGATCAACGATCAATATCTCACAAATTTGCTCTTAAAGATCAATGCAAAG atGGGTGGTTTAAACTCGGTGCTATCAGTCGAACATCTGCATTCAATACCAATGGTTTCGAGGATTCCGACAATAATCATTGGTATGGATGTGTCACATGGTTCACCTGGCCGTTCTGATGTTCCGTCAATTGCTGCT GTTGTTAGCTCGCGAAAATGGCCGTTGATATCTCAGTACCGAGCTTCTGTCCGTGCGCAATCTGCACGATGTGAGATGATCGATGCTTTGTTTAAGCCTGTGTCACCTAATGAAGATGAAGGAATGATAAG AGAACTGTTAGTTGATTTCTACCAAAGTACTCCTAAGCTGAAGCCGGCGCATATGATCATATTCAG GGATGGAGTGAGCGAATCGCAGTTTGACCAGGTGCTGAATATCGAACTCGAGCAAATCATGCAG GCCTGCAAGTATTTGGATGATAACGATTGGAAcccaaagtttttggtaattgtGGCACAAAAAGCTCACCACACAAGGTTTTTTCAACCCCGATCTGATGCGAATGTTCCACCAG GAACAATCGTTGATACCAAAGTCGGTCATCCAAAGAACTATGATTTTTATCTGTGTGCCCAAAACGGACCAATCGTGAGTATTATCCGAACACTATTATCTATTTACTTTTTATACATATTCGTTGTGACTAAAAGTTACATTGGTATTAAGGGGACTACACGGCCAACGCATTATCATGTTCTGCTGGATCAAATTGGTTTCTCGCCTGATGACTTGCAGGAGCTGGTGCATTCATTGTCTTATGT GTACCAAAGGAGCACAAGTGCTATATCTGTAG TTGCTCCAATTTGCTATGCCCACCTGGCGGCGGCTCAAATGTCCCAGTTCGTGAAGTTTGAGGATATGTCGGACACGGCATCTAGTCACAGCGGTGGTGGCGGCGCTGGTAGTAGCAGTGGTGGTGGGGGTTTTACCCAAATTCCCAAGCTTCATGAAAATGTTTGCAGTTCTATGTTCTTCTGCTGA
- the LOC110903655 gene encoding protein argonaute 4A isoform X4 codes for MTEAESKALPPSPPKHIPSGSNRSPMARRGSGTKGQKIQLVTNHFNVKFSSTTDHFYQYSVALFYEDGTPVEAKGVGRRVLDMLYTLYSSEMGGKGFAYDGEKTLFTMSPLRGTKLEFPVLLENLSSNRTVRGGGSPSEGDAKRSRRPPQSKSYNVKINYATKIPIQAIFNALRGHDSEQFHEAVRVLDIMLRQHAAKQGCLLVKQSFFHNDPRNSISIGGGVVGCRGFHSSFRATQAGLSLNMDVSTTMIVRPGKVVDFLLENQNAKSIRDIDWMKAKRMLKNLRVKTFPSNLEYKIIGLSEKPCRQQMFLMKQRNADSPSDPIEITVSDYYAKYRNQELIMSHDYPCLDVGKPKRPVYIPLELCELISLQRYTKALSSLQRAKLVEQSRQKPKDRMNCLMDQLKRSNYTADPLINSTGITINTACTQVEGRVLEPPKLKFGNGGDLVPRGGRWNFNNKTLVEPTAVTRWAVVNFSARCDTNSLCRDLLRCCKAKGMNLEAPHSVIQENHQSSRNPAPARVELMFEAIKQTLPGPPRFLLCILPERKNSGIYGPWKRKCLVENGIVTQCIAPTRINDQYLTNLLLKINAKMGGLNSVLSVEHLHSIPMVSRIPTIIIGMDVSHGSPGRSDVPSIAAVVSSRKWPLISQYRASVRAQSARCEMIDALFKPVSPNEDEGMIRELLVDFYQSTPKLKPAHMIIFRDGVSESQFDQVLNIELEQIMQACKYLDDNDWNPKFLVIVAQKAHHTRFFQPRSDANVPPGTIVDTKVGHPKNYDFYLCAQNGPIGTTRPTHYHVLLDQIGFSPDDLQELVHSLSYVYQRSTSAISVVAPICYAHLAAAQMSQFVKFEDMSDTASSHSGGGGAGSSSGGGGFTQIPKLHENVCSSMFFC; via the exons ATGACAGAAGCAGAATCAAAGGCACTGCCACCATCTCCACCGAAACATATTCCTAGCGGCTCAAACCGCAGCCCCATGGCTAGAAGAGGGTCCGGCACCAAAGGCCAGAAGATCCAACTAGTGACCAACCATTTTAATGTGAAATTCAGCAGCACCACTGACCACTTTTACCAATACAGT GTGGCTCTGTTCTATGAAGACGGGACTCCTGTCGAAGCAAAAGGTGTAGGAAGAAGGGTACTTGACATGCTTTATACGCTATACAGTTCAGAGATGGGTGGAAAAGGATTTGCGTATGACGGTGAAAAGACTCTGTTCACTATGAGCCCGTTGCGTGGGACTAAGCTTGAGTTCCCTGTTTTGTTGGAGAATCTGTCGTCAAACCG AACTGTACGCGGAGGTGGAAGCCCAAGTGAAGGGGACGCTAAAAGATCAAGGCGTCCACCGCAATCCAAATCATACAATGTGAAGATCAATTATGCGACAAAGATCCCCATTCAAGCGATATTCAACGCACTCCGGGGACACGATTCTGAGCAATTCCATGAAGCCGTAAGAGTGCTGGATATCATGCTGAGGCAGCATGCAGCAAAACA AGGTTGTCTTCTTGTGAAGCAGTCGTTCTTTCACAATGATCCGAGAAACTCGATAAGCATTGGTGGTGGGGTTGTGGGTTGCAGAGGCTTTCATTCCAGTTTCCGGGCCACTCAAGCTGGTTTAAGCTTGAACATGG ATGTTTCTACAACAATGATAGTCAGGCCCGGGAAGGTTGTGGACTTTCTTTTAGAGAATCAAAATGCGAAAAGCATAAGGGATATTGACTGGATGAAG GCTAAAAGGATGTTGAAGAATCTTCGGGTCAAGACCTTTCCTTCTAATCTTGAATACAAAATCATCGGGTTGAGTGAGAAACCGTGCAGACAACAGAT GTTTCTGATGAAACAAAGGAATGCAGACAGTCCTAGTGATCCCATAGAGATCACAGTCTCTGATTACTACGCTAAGTACCGTAATCAAGAGCTCATCATGTCTCACGATTATCCATGTCTAGATGTTGGGAAACCAAAGCGTCCGGTTTACATCCCACTCGAG CTATGTGAATTGATCTCGCTTCAACGGTACACAAAGGCGTTGTCGAGTTTGCAAAGAGCTAAACTTGTTGAGCAATCCAGACAGAAACCAAAAGACAGGATGAACTGCTTGATGGat CAACTAAAGAGAAGTAACTATACTGCTGATCCTTTGATCAACTCAACCGGCATCACAATCAACACTGCGTGTACACAAGTTGAGGGCAGAGTTTTGGAACCACCGAAACTGAAGTTCGGAAATGGTGGAGACCTGGTTCCTCGTGGTGGTCGTTGGAACTTCAACAACAAG ACACTTGTTGAGCCAACAGCGGTTACGAGATGGGCTGTTGTGAACTTCTCTGCGCGGTGCGACACCAATAGCCTATGCAGAGATCTACTCAGGTGTTGTAAAGCAAAGGGAATG AATCTTGAGGCGCCGCATTCTGTCATCCAAGAGAATCATCAGTCTAGCCGCAATCCCGCTCCCGCTCGTGTGGAATTGATGTTCGAAGCTATCAAACAAACACTTCCGGGCCCACCTCGGTTTCTTCTGTGCATCCTGCCCGAAAGAAAGAACTCTGGCATATATG GTCCTTGGAAGCGGAAATGTCTTGTGGAAAATGGGATTGTTACGCAATGCATAGCACCCACCAGGATCAACGATCAATATCTCACAAATTTGCTCTTAAAGATCAATGCAAAG atGGGTGGTTTAAACTCGGTGCTATCAGTCGAACATCTGCATTCAATACCAATGGTTTCGAGGATTCCGACAATAATCATTGGTATGGATGTGTCACATGGTTCACCTGGCCGTTCTGATGTTCCGTCAATTGCTGCT GTTGTTAGCTCGCGAAAATGGCCGTTGATATCTCAGTACCGAGCTTCTGTCCGTGCGCAATCTGCACGATGTGAGATGATCGATGCTTTGTTTAAGCCTGTGTCACCTAATGAAGATGAAGGAATGATAAG AGAACTGTTAGTTGATTTCTACCAAAGTACTCCTAAGCTGAAGCCGGCGCATATGATCATATTCAG GGATGGAGTGAGCGAATCGCAGTTTGACCAGGTGCTGAATATCGAACTCGAGCAAATCATGCAG GCCTGCAAGTATTTGGATGATAACGATTGGAAcccaaagtttttggtaattgtGGCACAAAAAGCTCACCACACAAGGTTTTTTCAACCCCGATCTGATGCGAATGTTCCACCAG GAACAATCGTTGATACCAAAGTCGGTCATCCAAAGAACTATGATTTTTATCTGTGTGCCCAAAACGGACCAATC GGGACTACACGGCCAACGCATTATCATGTTCTGCTGGATCAAATTGGTTTCTCGCCTGATGACTTGCAGGAGCTGGTGCATTCATTGTCTTATGT GTACCAAAGGAGCACAAGTGCTATATCTGTAG TTGCTCCAATTTGCTATGCCCACCTGGCGGCGGCTCAAATGTCCCAGTTCGTGAAGTTTGAGGATATGTCGGACACGGCATCTAGTCACAGCGGTGGTGGCGGCGCTGGTAGTAGCAGTGGTGGTGGGGGTTTTACCCAAATTCCCAAGCTTCATGAAAATGTTTGCAGTTCTATGTTCTTCTGCTGA